A window of Patescibacteria group bacterium contains these coding sequences:
- a CDS encoding 50S ribosomal protein L25, whose protein sequence is MSEPKLEAKTRDLKKSLNESRKNKMIPAVLYGKNFKPLHIELKYNNFVKIYKEEGESTIIALDIDGKKENALIKDVQFDPIKDTVIHIDFLRVDMNQKITANVELKFIGLSKAVKDLEGILVKNINEIEVECLPANLPKEIIVDISSLNTFEDVIKIKDLPLPQDVHTALDQEEVVATVTPPRSEAELESLKEDVEEDVEKVEGVKKEEPEAKEEATETESKAVPEKKEAKKE, encoded by the coding sequence ATGTCAGAACCAAAATTAGAAGCAAAGACCAGAGACCTAAAAAAATCTTTGAATGAATCTAGAAAAAACAAGATGATTCCAGCTGTTTTGTATGGAAAAAATTTCAAACCATTACACATTGAGCTAAAATACAATAATTTCGTTAAGATTTATAAAGAAGAAGGCGAGAGTACAATTATTGCTTTGGATATTGATGGCAAAAAAGAAAACGCTCTTATTAAGGATGTTCAATTTGATCCGATCAAAGATACTGTTATTCATATTGACTTTTTAAGAGTTGACATGAATCAAAAAATCACTGCAAATGTTGAATTAAAATTTATCGGTCTATCAAAAGCTGTTAAAGATTTAGAAGGTATTTTAGTCAAAAATATCAATGAAATTGAAGTTGAATGTTTGCCAGCTAATTTGCCAAAAGAAATAATCGTTGATATTTCATCTCTTAACACATTTGAAGACGTTATTAAAATAAAAGATCTTCCTCTTCCTCAAGATGTTCATACAGCATTAGATCAAGAAGAAGTTGTCGCAACAGTAACTCCTCCTCGTTCAGAAGCAGAGCTTGAATCTTTAAAAGAAGATGTTGAAGAAGATGTTGAAAAAGTAGAAGGTGTTAAAAAGGAAGAGCCAGAAGCAAAAGAAGAAGCTACAGAAACAGAAAGCAAAGCTGTTCCAGAAAAAAAAGAAGCTAAAAAAGAATAA
- a CDS encoding AtpZ/AtpI family protein, translating into MPQKQIITPKEFSAIRLSLQFGYTIIIPLIIFLLIGIFLDNRFKTSPLFIFIGVILSIVISTIGIYKAILPFLEISKKDNNPKDKK; encoded by the coding sequence ATGCCTCAAAAACAAATAATCACACCGAAAGAATTTTCTGCTATTCGGCTTTCATTACAGTTTGGCTATACGATTATAATTCCTTTAATAATTTTTTTACTGATTGGCATTTTTCTTGATAATCGGTTCAAGACATCACCATTATTCATTTTTATTGGTGTTATTCTCTCGATAGTTATCTCGACAATCGGTATCTATAAAGCAATTTTACCTTTTTTGGAAATATCTAAAAAAGATAATAATCCTAAAGATAAAAAATAA
- the atpB gene encoding F0F1 ATP synthase subunit A codes for MKISLVAEELFHIGGFPITNTLIVSWIVMAVLVIVSILATRNMKLVPTGLQNLMETVIEMLFKLFNTITQSEKLTRKFFPLVATIFLFVIMSNWTEALPGLDSIGLKPQHEVTAEKTVSSGLPSLIAIVKASKNEGPESINAYENAEKADTLNIESKPGEEDAEGATESKAEEHIIPFLRSPSSDLNFTLALAIIAVVSIQVFGVVLVGFRNYSKKFFNFSGPIQFAVGLLELVSEFSKLLSFSLRLFGNIFAGEVLLIVISFLVPYLVPIPFMGMELFVGFIQALIFSMLTLVFLTMAATAEEH; via the coding sequence ATGAAGATATCTTTAGTCGCAGAAGAATTATTTCATATCGGAGGTTTTCCTATTACTAATACTCTAATTGTTTCTTGGATTGTAATGGCTGTTTTGGTTATTGTTTCAATTTTAGCGACTAGAAACATGAAGCTTGTTCCAACTGGTTTACAAAATTTGATGGAAACAGTTATCGAAATGCTTTTCAAGCTTTTTAATACAATCACTCAAAGCGAAAAATTGACTCGCAAGTTTTTTCCACTTGTTGCAACTATCTTTTTATTTGTAATAATGTCTAATTGGACTGAAGCTTTACCAGGATTAGATAGTATTGGTTTAAAACCACAGCACGAGGTTACAGCTGAAAAAACAGTTAGCTCTGGCTTGCCAAGTTTAATTGCTATTGTCAAAGCCAGTAAAAATGAAGGACCAGAATCAATCAATGCATACGAGAATGCTGAAAAAGCTGATACTTTAAATATTGAATCAAAGCCAGGAGAGGAAGATGCCGAAGGTGCAACAGAATCAAAAGCAGAAGAGCACATTATTCCTTTTCTTCGTTCTCCAAGTTCTGATTTAAACTTCACTTTAGCGTTAGCTATAATTGCTGTTGTTAGTATTCAAGTTTTTGGAGTTGTCTTGGTTGGCTTTAGAAATTATTCAAAAAAATTCTTTAATTTTTCTGGCCCAATTCAGTTTGCTGTTGGATTGCTTGAGCTTGTCTCAGAATTTTCAAAATTACTTTCATTCTCTCTTCGTCTCTTTGGCAATATTTTTGCTGGTGAAGTCTTATTGATTGTTATTTCATTTTTAGTTCCGTATTTAGTTCCAATTCCTTTTATGGGAATGGAATTATTTGTTGGCTTCATTCAAGCTTTGATTTTTTCAATGTTGACCTTAGTTTTTCTTACAATGGCTGCAACAGCTGAAGAACATTGA
- the atpE gene encoding ATP synthase F0 subunit C, protein MDLAVAKVVFAGITIAIGAVGPALGIGLLAGKGLQAIGRNPEAAPKIQTAMILAMAFTEAIAIYALVVALIIKFV, encoded by the coding sequence ATGGATTTAGCAGTAGCAAAGGTCGTGTTCGCTGGCATTACAATTGCCATCGGCGCAGTAGGCCCAGCATTGGGTATCGGATTATTGGCTGGAAAAGGTTTGCAAGCGATTGGTCGCAATCCTGAAGCAGCTCCAAAAATTCAAACAGCTATGATTCTAGCTATGGCTTTCACTGAAGCCATCGCTATTTATGCATTAGTTGTTGCATTGATTATCAAATTCGTTTAG
- the atpF gene encoding F0F1 ATP synthase subunit B, whose product MEVFTQLGIKPLLLVAQIINFLILMFLLKRFLYKPILKMLDDRKKKVEESMQQAKDIEQQLQNAEKMKLEKQEEAKKQASKILDQAKKDAEMVRKDILTKSDDDAKRVIKKATDEMKGEKEKMLSDVKKQAADLTMLATQTVLKKGLDEQRQRELIGEAIQEIDNFKIKS is encoded by the coding sequence ATGGAAGTCTTTACTCAACTAGGTATCAAGCCATTACTATTAGTAGCACAAATCATTAATTTTTTAATATTAATGTTTTTATTAAAAAGATTTTTATACAAACCTATTTTAAAAATGCTTGATGACAGAAAAAAGAAAGTTGAAGAAAGCATGCAACAAGCAAAAGATATTGAACAACAATTGCAGAATGCTGAAAAAATGAAATTAGAAAAGCAGGAAGAGGCAAAAAAGCAAGCTTCCAAAATTCTTGATCAAGCCAAAAAAGATGCGGAAATGGTCAGAAAAGATATTTTGACAAAATCAGATGATGATGCAAAAAGAGTTATAAAAAAAGCAACTGATGAGATGAAAGGCGAAAAAGAAAAAATGTTAAGTGATGTAAAAAAACAAGCTGCTGATCTTACAATGCTTGCTACTCAGACAGTTCTAAAGAAGGGCTTAGATGAACAAAGGCAACGTGAATTAATCGGTGAAGCAATCCAAGAAATTGACAATTTTAAAATTAAGTCTTAA
- the atpH gene encoding ATP synthase F1 subunit delta produces MQKGLLEIKQYVEAFYSLAKQENILDKINLELQLFIAKVSEDLKLKKYLSNPIENIADKKATIKDLFQDQLSTYTHNFIYIFLKKNELEVLESAQLYLEKLIKERQNVIDAKIVSAIPLTKEEETQIKEKLASQTNKKINLNITVDPNILGGLVIQTKDQMIDASLLGKINNLRHSIVD; encoded by the coding sequence GTGCAAAAAGGTTTATTAGAAATTAAACAATATGTCGAAGCATTTTACAGTCTTGCCAAGCAAGAAAATATTTTGGATAAGATAAATTTAGAATTACAACTTTTTATTGCCAAAGTATCCGAAGATTTGAAATTAAAAAAATATCTTTCTAATCCAATTGAAAATATTGCTGATAAAAAAGCAACTATTAAAGATTTATTCCAGGATCAATTATCAACTTATACCCATAATTTTATTTACATTTTTTTGAAAAAGAATGAATTAGAAGTTTTAGAATCAGCTCAATTATATTTAGAGAAATTGATTAAGGAAAGACAGAATGTTATTGACGCCAAAATTGTTTCTGCAATTCCTTTGACAAAAGAAGAAGAAACCCAGATCAAAGAAAAATTAGCTTCTCAAACTAACAAAAAAATTAATTTAAATATTACTGTCGATCCAAATATTTTAGGCGGCTTAGTTATCCAAACTAAAGACCAAATGATCGATGCCAGTCTTTTAGGCAAAATCAACAATTTAAGACATTCAATAGTTGACTAG
- the atpA gene encoding F0F1 ATP synthase subunit alpha — protein MAETILESLKDKIKSFEAKTKLDKIGIVTKIGDGIAQVYGLSDCASLEMLEFVTSENESVFGVALNLEEDNVGVIILGDYLKIKEGDTVKSTGRILEVNVGNNLVGRVVNALGEPIDGKGEIKADKNYPIEKIAPGVLARQNVDTPVQTGIKAIDSMIPVGRGQRELIIGDRQTGKTAIALDTIINQKGKNLICIYVAIGQKESKIARIVNELEKNGAMEHTIVVVAGASDPAPLWYIAPYTGCAMGEYFMDNKKDALIIYDDLSKHAWAYRQISLLLRRPPGREAYPGDIFYLHSRLLERAARLNEKLGGGSLTALPIIETQAGDMSAYIPTNVISITDGQIILESDLFYAGTRPAVNPGLSVSRVGSAAQTKAMKKVAGKIRLDLAQFRELAAFAQFGSELDKETQNKLERGKRVTEILKQGQYSPLSVGNQVTIIFAATKGLLDDIKVEKVAEFESKLHENFNNERKELLKKIEETKDFDTVEPELISAIEDFKKNVVPKEWFVVKESASADASADKEEKQDEKK, from the coding sequence ATGGCAGAAACAATATTAGAATCATTAAAAGACAAGATTAAATCTTTTGAAGCGAAAACTAAATTAGATAAAATTGGCATTGTCACAAAAATCGGTGATGGCATTGCTCAAGTTTATGGCCTTTCCGACTGTGCAAGTTTAGAAATGCTTGAATTTGTAACATCTGAAAATGAATCAGTTTTTGGTGTTGCTTTGAACTTGGAAGAAGATAATGTTGGTGTCATTATTTTGGGAGATTATCTAAAGATTAAAGAAGGCGATACTGTAAAATCAACTGGTAGAATTCTTGAAGTTAACGTCGGCAATAATTTAGTCGGTCGTGTTGTTAATGCATTAGGCGAGCCAATTGATGGCAAAGGTGAGATTAAAGCAGATAAGAATTATCCAATTGAAAAAATTGCTCCTGGCGTTTTGGCCAGACAAAATGTTGATACCCCAGTTCAAACTGGTATTAAAGCTATTGATTCAATGATTCCTGTTGGTCGAGGACAAAGAGAATTAATTATTGGTGATCGTCAAACTGGAAAGACAGCTATTGCTTTGGATACAATTATTAATCAAAAAGGAAAAAATTTGATTTGTATCTATGTTGCTATCGGCCAGAAAGAATCGAAGATTGCTAGAATTGTTAACGAGTTAGAAAAGAATGGTGCTATGGAGCACACAATTGTTGTTGTTGCTGGTGCATCTGATCCAGCTCCATTATGGTATATTGCACCATACACAGGTTGCGCAATGGGCGAGTATTTTATGGATAACAAAAAAGATGCTTTAATTATTTATGATGATTTATCCAAGCATGCTTGGGCTTATCGTCAGATTTCATTATTACTTAGACGTCCACCAGGTCGCGAAGCTTATCCAGGCGATATTTTTTATCTTCACTCCAGACTTTTGGAAAGAGCAGCTCGTCTTAATGAAAAATTAGGCGGAGGCTCATTAACGGCTCTTCCAATCATTGAAACTCAAGCTGGTGATATGTCTGCTTATATTCCTACAAACGTTATTTCTATTACTGATGGCCAGATTATTTTGGAATCAGATCTATTTTATGCAGGTACACGTCCAGCTGTAAATCCAGGTCTTTCAGTTTCACGTGTCGGTTCAGCTGCTCAAACAAAAGCCATGAAAAAAGTTGCTGGCAAAATCAGATTGGACTTGGCTCAATTTAGAGAATTAGCTGCTTTTGCTCAATTTGGTTCTGAATTAGACAAAGAAACACAAAACAAATTAGAGCGAGGTAAAAGAGTTACAGAAATTTTGAAGCAAGGACAATATAGTCCGCTTTCAGTTGGCAATCAAGTTACAATTATTTTTGCTGCCACAAAAGGTTTATTGGATGATATTAAGGTTGAAAAAGTCGCTGAATTTGAAAGTAAATTGCATGAAAATTTCAATAATGAAAGAAAAGAATTATTAAAAAAGATTGAAGAAACAAAAGATTTCGATACTGTTGAACCAGAATTAATTTCTGCAATTGAAGATTTCAAAAAGAATGTTGTTCCAAAAGAATGGTTTGTTGTAAAAGAATCCGCCTCCGCTGATGCTTCGGCGGACAAGGAAGAAAAGCAAGATGAGAAAAAATAA
- the atpG gene encoding ATP synthase F1 subunit gamma: MASTRDIKRRIKSINNTRQITKAMQMVSAAKMKKAQVAALRTRYYANTALEVLGSISENMQKGAHPLLNKRDVKKILLIIISPDKGLCGGLNSNLFKKVLKFLDKAKKENKELDFICVGKKGIDFAKKIGNIIAEYEKIGDKIKITDATSIAQIPINNFTNSKYDQVNIIFTEYVSTLKQEAREQQILPFEKDKLIDLTKAGKKEEEKIEEKILNKSKADYLFEPSARQILATLLPRLVDMQVYQAIVESNASEHSARMVAMQNASENAKDMIADLSFTYNQARQANITRELSEITAGAEALKK; encoded by the coding sequence ATGGCCTCAACTAGAGATATCAAAAGAAGAATAAAATCAATTAATAACACTCGCCAGATCACCAAAGCAATGCAGATGGTTTCTGCTGCTAAGATGAAAAAAGCGCAAGTGGCTGCTTTGCGTACTCGATATTATGCAAATACTGCACTAGAAGTTTTAGGAAGCATATCAGAAAATATGCAAAAAGGAGCTCATCCATTATTGAATAAAAGAGATGTTAAAAAAATATTGTTGATTATTATTTCTCCTGACAAAGGTCTTTGTGGCGGATTAAATTCAAATCTTTTCAAAAAAGTTTTAAAATTTTTAGACAAAGCCAAAAAAGAAAACAAAGAATTAGATTTTATTTGTGTTGGCAAAAAGGGAATTGATTTTGCTAAAAAAATTGGCAATATTATTGCTGAATATGAAAAAATTGGCGATAAAATTAAAATTACTGATGCCACTTCCATTGCCCAAATTCCAATCAATAATTTTACGAATTCGAAATACGATCAAGTTAATATTATTTTTACCGAATATGTTTCGACTCTGAAGCAAGAAGCTCGAGAACAACAGATTTTGCCATTCGAAAAAGACAAATTGATTGACCTGACAAAAGCTGGTAAAAAAGAAGAAGAAAAAATTGAAGAAAAGATTTTAAATAAATCAAAAGCAGATTACCTTTTTGAACCATCAGCCAGACAAATTTTAGCAACTTTATTGCCAAGATTAGTTGATATGCAAGTTTATCAAGCAATTGTTGAATCAAATGCTTCAGAACATTCTGCCAGAATGGTTGCCATGCAAAATGCGTCTGAAAATGCAAAAGACATGATTGCAGATTTAAGCTTCACATATAATCAAGCTCGCCAAGCAAACATTACTCGCGAATTATCAGAAATCACTGCTGGTGCCGAGGCATTGAAGAAATGA
- the atpD gene encoding F0F1 ATP synthase subunit beta, translated as MSKGKIVSIIGPVVDVEFEGDLPKIYNALEVALENRKLILETQQHLGGKTIRAVAMGSTDGLKRNTEVIDTGDAIKVPVGDKTLGRVFNVLGESVDNKGEVQAEKKMPIHRHAPKFVEQETKAEIFETGIKVIDLIAPFVKGGKVGLFGGAGVGKTVIVMELIHNIAKVHGGYSVFTGVGERTREGTALYQEMSESGVLDKTALVYGQMNEPPGARQRVALSGLTMAEYFRDEQRKDVLLFIDNIFRFTQAGSEVSALLGRMPSAVGYQPTLATEMGELQERITSTKKGSITSVQAVYVPADDLTDPAPATTFSHLDSTVVLARSLAELGIYPAVDPLDSTSTVLDPKIVGEEHYKVARDVQKVLQRYKDLQDIIAILGMEELSDEDKITVNRARRIQRFLSQPMFVAEVFTGTSGKYVSREDTVKGFKEILEGKHDGKSEDAFYMKGDISEVK; from the coding sequence ATGTCTAAAGGAAAAATAGTTTCAATCATCGGTCCAGTCGTTGATGTTGAATTTGAAGGCGACTTGCCAAAAATTTATAATGCTTTGGAAGTTGCTTTAGAAAACAGGAAATTAATTCTTGAAACTCAACAGCATTTAGGCGGAAAAACAATCCGCGCAGTTGCCATGGGATCAACTGATGGATTGAAAAGAAATACTGAAGTTATTGATACAGGCGATGCAATCAAGGTGCCAGTTGGCGACAAAACTTTAGGTCGCGTTTTTAATGTTTTGGGCGAATCAGTAGACAATAAAGGAGAAGTCCAAGCAGAAAAGAAAATGCCAATTCATCGCCATGCTCCAAAATTTGTTGAACAAGAAACAAAAGCTGAAATTTTTGAAACTGGTATCAAAGTTATCGATCTAATTGCTCCATTCGTAAAAGGTGGAAAAGTCGGTTTATTCGGCGGTGCTGGTGTCGGCAAGACCGTTATCGTTATGGAATTAATTCATAATATTGCCAAAGTCCATGGCGGATATTCAGTATTTACTGGTGTCGGTGAAAGAACTCGTGAAGGAACAGCTCTATACCAAGAAATGTCAGAATCTGGAGTTTTGGACAAAACAGCGTTAGTCTACGGCCAAATGAACGAGCCACCAGGTGCAAGACAGCGTGTAGCTTTGTCAGGTTTAACAATGGCTGAATATTTCCGTGACGAACAAAGAAAAGATGTTTTATTATTTATTGATAATATTTTCCGTTTCACCCAAGCTGGCTCTGAAGTTTCTGCTTTGTTGGGCCGTATGCCTTCAGCTGTAGGTTATCAGCCAACACTTGCTACTGAAATGGGCGAGTTGCAAGAAAGAATTACATCTACTAAAAAAGGTTCAATTACTTCAGTTCAAGCCGTTTATGTTCCTGCTGATGATTTAACTGATCCAGCTCCAGCAACAACATTTTCGCACTTGGATTCAACAGTTGTATTGGCTCGTAGTTTAGCTGAGTTAGGTATTTATCCTGCAGTAGATCCATTAGATTCAACTTCAACGGTTTTGGATCCAAAGATTGTTGGTGAAGAACATTACAAAGTTGCTCGCGATGTTCAGAAAGTTTTACAGCGTTACAAAGATTTGCAAGATATTATTGCTATTTTAGGTATGGAAGAATTATCTGACGAAGATAAAATTACTGTTAATCGTGCCAGAAGAATTCAACGTTTCTTATCACAACCAATGTTCGTTGCTGAAGTTTTTACAGGCACTTCAGGAAAATACGTTTCTCGCGAAGATACTGTCAAAGGTTTCAAAGAAATTTTGGAAGGCAAGCATGATGGGAAAAGTGAAGACGCGTTTTACATGAAAGGAGATATCTCGGAAGTTAAATAG
- the atpC gene encoding ATP synthase F1 subunit epsilon → MSKLILEIISLEKQVFNNEVDSVILPTEEGEIGILPNHVHLVTSLAPGEIKIKQGNEETVLACSGGFAQINPDKAIVLADAAEHAEEIDEQKAEEAIKKAKETMAKKDLKKEEYEEAAAEVRRSLARLKVVKKRRSKKAYR, encoded by the coding sequence ATGTCTAAATTAATTTTAGAAATCATCAGTTTAGAAAAGCAGGTTTTTAATAACGAAGTTGACTCCGTTATTTTGCCAACCGAAGAAGGTGAGATCGGAATTTTGCCAAACCATGTCCATTTAGTTACCTCATTAGCTCCTGGAGAAATCAAAATTAAGCAAGGCAATGAAGAAACGGTTTTGGCTTGTTCTGGAGGTTTTGCGCAAATTAATCCAGATAAGGCAATTGTTTTAGCTGATGCTGCCGAACACGCCGAAGAAATTGATGAACAAAAAGCAGAAGAAGCGATAAAAAAAGCCAAAGAAACAATGGCAAAGAAAGATTTGAAAAAAGAAGAATATGAAGAAGCAGCTGCTGAAGTTCGTCGTTCATTGGCTAGACTTAAGGTTGTCAAGAAAAGAAGATCAAAGAAAGCCTATCGTTAA
- a CDS encoding carbonic anhydrase → MPYNFINEHHAEAAALFCIDFRFKDAVIKFLSQELKLKKADIIVLAGASKNFADPKDLANKKTALTQLEISAKLHGIKKIILIDHADCGAYGGLKAFNNDAELEKKAHLKNLKKAQSILSKKFKSIEIILYFANLKNKKIIFEKA, encoded by the coding sequence ATGCCATACAATTTTATCAACGAACATCACGCCGAAGCAGCTGCATTATTTTGCATAGATTTTAGATTTAAAGATGCAGTAATCAAATTCTTAAGTCAAGAATTAAAATTAAAAAAAGCAGATATTATTGTTTTGGCTGGCGCTTCAAAAAATTTTGCTGATCCAAAAGATTTGGCCAATAAAAAAACAGCTTTGACTCAATTAGAAATTTCAGCAAAATTGCACGGCATTAAAAAAATTATTTTAATTGATCATGCTGATTGCGGTGCTTATGGCGGATTAAAAGCTTTTAACAATGATGCAGAATTAGAAAAAAAAGCTCATCTCAAAAATCTAAAAAAAGCGCAGAGCATTTTATCAAAGAAATTTAAAAGCATTGAAATAATTTTGTATTTCGCAAATCTTAAAAACAAAAAAATAATATTTGAGAAAGCCTAG
- a CDS encoding DUF3048 domain-containing protein produces the protein MDKKPSLDIKSGKTFQMKPTLNSKEVIKSDQKADPKKSDQVVKKPNKIIQFFKDNRWAQIVGIIVAVLLLIGIGFGIYWLITKDKGVTFQEQLKMAKDQPKEMARRLDGVIVPTADANKYPVAVMIENLVDVRPQHALSQAQVVYETVVEGNITRFMALYAGNQADEIHPVRSARPYYLQWASEYDALYAHCGGSQEALDAILSFGIKDLDQIGAGAPYFWRGEGEAPHNLFASTKTLNLALRDRKLDTVKPKYDSWKFKDEIRKENRPTTIQDIKINFAGDYSVEYKYDPETNTYLRFNPIGVEHKDAVNDSQIAPKNVVIQYVPKEQVMDDYGRLQLVVTGEGKVQVFRDGEMVEGAWKKNSRTDRTKFYDSTGSEIKLNRGQTWITVVPDGFSVEVL, from the coding sequence ATGGACAAAAAACCAAGTTTAGACATTAAATCAGGAAAAACATTTCAAATGAAACCAACTTTAAATTCAAAAGAAGTTATTAAATCTGATCAAAAAGCTGATCCTAAAAAATCAGATCAAGTTGTAAAAAAACCAAACAAGATTATTCAATTCTTCAAAGACAATCGCTGGGCACAAATTGTCGGAATTATCGTTGCAGTTTTATTATTAATTGGAATTGGTTTCGGTATCTATTGGCTTATTACAAAAGACAAAGGAGTAACATTCCAAGAACAGCTCAAGATGGCAAAAGATCAGCCAAAAGAAATGGCAAGACGACTTGATGGAGTTATCGTGCCAACTGCTGATGCTAATAAATATCCTGTAGCAGTAATGATTGAAAATCTTGTTGATGTCCGTCCACAGCACGCATTAAGCCAAGCTCAAGTTGTTTATGAAACAGTTGTTGAAGGTAATATTACTAGATTCATGGCGCTTTATGCTGGAAATCAGGCCGACGAAATTCATCCTGTCAGATCAGCTCGCCCATATTACTTGCAATGGGCTTCAGAATATGATGCGCTATATGCTCATTGCGGCGGTTCTCAAGAAGCTCTTGATGCAATTCTAAGTTTTGGCATCAAAGATCTAGATCAGATTGGCGCTGGCGCTCCATATTTCTGGAGAGGCGAAGGCGAAGCTCCTCATAATCTTTTTGCATCAACAAAAACTTTAAATTTAGCCTTGCGTGACCGAAAATTAGATACAGTCAAGCCAAAATATGATTCCTGGAAATTCAAAGATGAAATCAGAAAAGAAAATCGTCCAACAACAATTCAAGATATTAAAATTAATTTTGCTGGCGATTATTCAGTAGAATACAAGTATGATCCAGAAACAAATACTTATCTTCGTTTCAATCCAATTGGTGTTGAGCACAAAGACGCAGTCAATGACAGCCAGATTGCTCCAAAAAATGTTGTAATTCAATATGTTCCAAAAGAACAAGTTATGGATGATTATGGCAGATTGCAATTAGTCGTAACGGGCGAGGGCAAGGTTCAAGTTTTCCGCGATGGCGAAATGGTAGAAGGAGCTTGGAAGAAAAATAGCAGAACTGACAGAACAAAATTCTACGATTCTACAGGTTCAGAAATAAAACTAAATCGCGGCCAGACTTGGATCACAGTTGTGCCTGACGGTTTCAGTGTCGAAGTCCTGTAA
- a CDS encoding NYN domain-containing protein: MVQGRRKDRMEKDAQPRIALFIDFDNMLDFLTPDSISRLLNKLRDLGRIEHAGIYTDVCFVANSGKTKDYGIILRAYEQGCKIFHCPKLNGREKPKDTVDENIITDIHTLLETRPDISHFVLASHDSNFLRSANAVSFRGKNLVVVMNDPAGNRRLEQIADDVIFLSELETPENKEPAPPNNPLAEFLNQRFADPESLYKAVRELGLNKNDRLRLALDAVININSMPQGEYPYKYLVDYLAHQGQFTFAQRTDEGAIRGAINDLIGCNILLRQTKPDFKFYVLDPTHMFVIVALNSVHLEVLKALLQD, from the coding sequence GTGGTCCAGGGAAGGAGGAAAGACAGAATGGAAAAGGACGCACAACCTCGTATCGCTCTTTTTATCGACTTTGATAATATGCTTGATTTTCTTACTCCTGATTCAATTTCCAGATTACTAAATAAGCTTCGTGATCTTGGTAGAATAGAGCATGCAGGAATTTATACTGATGTTTGTTTTGTTGCGAACTCCGGTAAAACAAAAGACTATGGAATCATTCTTCGTGCCTATGAACAGGGTTGTAAAATCTTTCATTGCCCAAAGCTAAATGGTCGAGAAAAGCCGAAAGATACAGTGGATGAGAATATTATCACTGATATCCATACGTTGCTTGAAACTCGACCTGACATTAGTCACTTTGTTCTCGCTTCCCATGATTCAAATTTTCTTAGGTCTGCAAATGCAGTTAGTTTTCGAGGTAAAAATCTTGTTGTTGTCATGAATGATCCAGCAGGTAATAGGAGACTAGAACAAATTGCGGATGATGTCATTTTTCTAAGTGAGCTAGAAACGCCAGAAAATAAGGAACCAGCCCCTCCGAATAATCCCTTGGCTGAATTCTTAAACCAAAGATTTGCAGATCCAGAAAGCCTATACAAAGCTGTGAGAGAACTTGGCCTCAACAAAAACGATAGGTTAAGACTTGCCCTAGATGCTGTAATTAATATTAATAGTATGCCTCAAGGAGAATATCCTTACAAATACCTTGTAGATTACCTAGCTCATCAGGGTCAATTCACTTTTGCTCAGCGAACAGATGAAGGCGCAATTAGAGGTGCGATAAATGATTTGATCGGTTGTAACATTTTACTCAGACAAACAAAACCTGATTTCAAATTCTATGTTCTAGATCCAACTCATATGTTTGTAATCGTCGCACTCAATTCTGTACATCTTGAAGTCCTCAAAGCTCTTTTGCAAGATTAG